GAAACCTGCAAAATCCGCTATTTATGTTCTTTACCTAAGAACACAACCGGTTATGTACTTGGGATGGTTGTCTTGGAGATCATTGCAATGCGATTCTATCTATTTACGATGAAATGACCGCCGGGATTTTCATGCGACCGGGGACGATGGAAAGGCTTCCTGGCAGGGTGCTCCACTTTCTCTGTGAATTTCTGGCCGCCGTAGTAGCGCCGCCCGGGATAGCCTTCGGAATGCGTGATGGTGAAGACGGTGCCGATGGGCGTGTGAGAGGAAGGGTCGATGGAGAACGGGGGGCGCGACCGGGGCAGGTGGAGGCTTGGAGAAAAGGAAGGAAACGCGAAGGCATCCCCTGGACTTTTCCCGCCCGATCACCGACCAGCCTCAGCGCCGCCAGCGGCCGCAGGCGTTTCGTCGCCTTCGGATGCCGCCACGGGGAAGGCCACGACCACTGTGGTTCCCCTTTCCGGAACCGACTCCACCTTGACAAACCCATGATTCGCTTCAAGGATTTCCTTGGCAAACGACAGTCCCAGGCCGGTGGAATAATCCTTGGTGCTGAAACACGGTTCGAAAATTTTCGGCAACACGGCCGCCGGAATTCCCTTCCCGCTATCCGCTATGCGCAAGACCGCCATGTCTCCCTCTCGTTCGGCCGCAATGTCGACCACGCCGCCTTTCGGCGAGGCCTCGACGGCATTCGCCAAAATCTCGCCAAGCCCGACCAGGACGCTCTCCATGTCGGCCTGCAACCAGATGTCGCCCGGACTCGGGGAGACATGCAGGCGCACCCGGGCCACCTCGGCCTTGTCCCGGCCGCTTTTTTCCAGCCCGTCCAGCACCTCCGCGACCGAAACCCGGCGCATGAGATACGGCAGGTCATGCTTGACCTTCAAAATACCGTCGATCAACCCTTCAAGCTTGTGCGACTCCTCGACGATGATCTGCAGTCGCGAGGAGATTGGCTCATCTTTGTCACACTTTCGGAGCAGCGATTTCGCAAAGTTGGCGATGGTAAAGAGCGGATTCCGCGTTTCATGGGCCAGCGTGGCGGCCATCCTGTCGGATATGGCGTGACGCTCAAGCAAGATGGCCTGATCCCTGCCCCGACGAATCTCCTCGAAGGCCTCACCAAGCTTTGCGTTTGCCTGACGGAGCAACAAAAACCCTTTTTCAACAAATGAATAATAGAGCGTCACCGCCGAAATGAAGATAAACGTTATGGTATTGATAGCGCCACTGATCGGGCTTATGGACTCCCATATCTCTTTATACCCCGTATTCACCAGAATATCACGCACGATATGCCCGACACTCCGGCCCACGGAAAACGCCGTCAGCGCCAGTGTGAGCATATAGATATACGACCACAAGAGTTCCCGTGGCTCCCGGCGCATCAATTTGAACGCATACCGGCTTGCGGCGAAAGACAGAACAATCATCAGCGCCGACCCGAAAAAATCGACAAGATAGACGGGCAGTACGGGGAGCGGCAGGTTCATGAACGCTCCTTGCAAAAGGCCCGAAGCCCCAGGAGGAAGAACAGCATGGCCGGGACCGCGACCAGATGGTCGAGCTTGCAGGCATAAAAGAGCAGCGCCTTCCAGGCCGGGGCTGCGACCAGAACCCGGTCCCAGGGATTCGTCCCCCCGGCGAAGGCCGGCGAGGGCATGAGTTCCTCCAGCCAGTGCCCCAGGAAGGCCACGGCGTTCCACACGGCAAACAGCAGGCAGGACACGGCGATGTATTTCCAGCCCCGGGACGTCCATTCCACATGACGCCTGAGGCGGAAATACAGCACAACCATGGCCAGAAGAAAAAGCAGATGTCCGAACTGGTGGGAATACAGGCCCTCCGCCCCGCCATGCGTCTGAATCGCCAGGGCCTCGTGCGGGGTCTGGAGAACCAGGACCACAAGAAGCGCCAGCCACATGCTTCCGGGCAGGCCGCCCCGCGCCGGGGCGCATAGACGCTGCGAACACCCGTTTCTGCCGCGCAATCCGCCGCCCCTGCGGACATCCGATGAAAAGGCCATGGCATCCCCTCCCGCTCTCTCCGGCCTCGCGCCGTGTCCCCGAATATGTACGCTCCCACCGTGAACGGCTTTCTTTCTCCAAAAATACCGGCGTCATATTTCGGACGTATCACGAGACACCAACAATACGCTTCTTTACGACGTGCAACAACAGATACTTCCTTCGACCGGCGAACCATGCGAAATTTCAGCCCTCGTCCCTGCGCCGGAGGGCGACAGCGCCCCCCCCATAAACGACAAAACGCCGCCCGGCGCAAACCAGGCGGCGTTTGAAGCGAAAGTCGCTCGAGGCTACAGCGTGCCGCGGAATTCGTCGCGACGGTTCTTGGCCCAGGCGGATTCGCCGTGGCCCGGATCCAGGGGACGCTCCTTGCCGTAGCTCACGGTGGAGATGCGGCTGGCTTCGACACCCAGGTTGACCAGGTACTGGGCGGAAGCCTGGGCCCGACGCTCACCCAGGGCCAGGTTGTACTCGGCGGTGCCGCGCTCGTCGCAATGGCCTTCGACGACCAGCTTGACCTGCGGGTATTTGCGCAGCACCTCGACCTTGCGGGTCAGGATCTGACGGGCCTCGGGGGTCAAAGACGAGCTGTCGAA
Above is a genomic segment from Desulfolutivibrio sulfodismutans DSM 3696 containing:
- a CDS encoding sensor histidine kinase encodes the protein MNLPLPVLPVYLVDFFGSALMIVLSFAASRYAFKLMRREPRELLWSYIYMLTLALTAFSVGRSVGHIVRDILVNTGYKEIWESISPISGAINTITFIFISAVTLYYSFVEKGFLLLRQANAKLGEAFEEIRRGRDQAILLERHAISDRMAATLAHETRNPLFTIANFAKSLLRKCDKDEPISSRLQIIVEESHKLEGLIDGILKVKHDLPYLMRRVSVAEVLDGLEKSGRDKAEVARVRLHVSPSPGDIWLQADMESVLVGLGEILANAVEASPKGGVVDIAAEREGDMAVLRIADSGKGIPAAVLPKIFEPCFSTKDYSTGLGLSFAKEILEANHGFVKVESVPERGTTVVVAFPVAASEGDETPAAAGGAEAGR
- the pal gene encoding peptidoglycan-associated lipoprotein Pal, which codes for MRGRIVSLFLVVLMVSLLGAGCAKKAAGPGDGSDASWEEQERQRLEKERQLREMLGQANTELSQIIYFAFDSSSLTPEARQILTRKVEVLRKYPQVKLVVEGHCDERGTAEYNLALGERRAQASAQYLVNLGVEASRISTVSYGKERPLDPGHGESAWAKNRRDEFRGTL